Genomic DNA from Desulfomonilaceae bacterium:
AGACCGGGGGTAAAATCTTCCTGACTCTTCAATTCGACTCACCTGCGCAGCTAAAATCTTGGCTGGTGTTTTCATCAGGCTCCTACCTCCAGTAGCTCTTCAATCCTTTTTTGGATCGCAGATGGTGGAATTGGCGTCGCTGTGACCAAATTCAAGCGCTCCACCGGCTTTGAATTAAGGCGCTCTAACAGGTTGGCCAATTGACCCTCATAGTTCAGTTCCGGTATCAAAACGAATCCTGATTTAGCCATAAAAGCTTTAATGATGTCTGAATGATAAGGGAATATCGACGTAATCTTGAGGGCTCCGACCCTAAACCCGTTTTTTTTGGACTTTGCGACAGCCTCTAGTACTGAACCGAAAGTTGATCCCCAACCGATGACTCCGACATCCAATTGATCGCTTGAAAAAAATTCGGTAGGCTGTTGAAGATCTTCCAAAGCGTTTCGAATTTTTCGATGACGTTTTTCCGTCATTTTTGTATGGATTTCTGAAGAATAATCCGGAGATCCACTCTCGGTATGCTCCAGACCGGTCGCTGTATAATTATATCCTTGCATGCCCGGAATTGCCCTGGGAGAAATTCCGGATGAAGTGTCCTCATAACGAAGATAACGGTTTCCTGGAGACTCGTCCGGGAAAACATTCCAGCAAGCTCTAAGCTCGTCGGAAGCCCTCGGTGTATGCAAATTTTCGACCCTGTTATCGAGAAAAAAATCTGTCAAGACAATGACAGGTGTCTGGTATTTTTCAGCTAACTGGAAGGATTTTAGAACCATATAATAACATTCCTCCACGTTGGTTGGAGCGATAACGATTCTGGCGGAATCGCCAGGTCCGCCAAAAACAGCGGCGTGGAGGTCCGACTGTTCGGTTTTCGTTGGGAGCCCTGTGGCAGGGCCAGCTCGTTGAGCGTCAATTATGACCGCAGGGATTTCAGCCATCACTCCGTGGGTTATTAATTCAGTCATCAGAGCGAATCCCGGTCCACTGGTAGCCGTCATGGCTCGCTCGCCGGCGTAAAAGCTCCCAAGCACCGCTCCAATGGAGGAAATCTCGTCTTCCATCTGAACGACGCGTCCCCCTTTTTCAGGCAGCCATTTTGCAAGGTATTCCATGATTGGAGTAGCGGGCGTGATCGGATATCCGAAATACAGCTTCAAACCGGCTTCGATAGCCGCCATGCCTATTGCCTGATTTCCGGACATCATCACCTTGTCGGAATCGTATTGAGTCCCAGATTTAGCGAACCAATTTTTGAGCCTGTCATGGAATTTTTCAAGCGCATAATCATAACCCGCGTCAAAACTCTTGATGTTAATGTCTACAATTCGATCTCCCTTGGCCTTAAACTTTTTGAGAATTACTTGTCGGAAAAGACTTGGATCAATACCCGTGACCGCGGCGAATCCCCCAAGCGCCACGAGGTTTTTGCTCCGAGCGGCGCCACTGGCTACAGCCAAATCACCGAAGGGTAGTCCGAATACTTCAACGTTGTTGGAGAGTGTGGAAAGCAACGATTTTTCTTCCGACACGTACGAAGGGGGATTACTGTCAAAGAAAACAAGAGCGTGATCATCCAGAAATACGGCCCTCGATCTGGATTGCTCATCATTTAGAGAGATCAAAGCATGCGTCTGCTCTCCTAAAGCCACAATATCAGTTGACCCAATTCTGGATTTTGTTACGCAACGCCCGAAACCCCTAATTTCAGCCGGGTAAGAGTCAAAACCCAGAACCGAGAAACCTCCAAGAGACATTGCCTCATTGATCAGGCCACCAGCGGCGA
This window encodes:
- a CDS encoding 2-oxoacid:acceptor oxidoreductase subunit alpha encodes the protein MSEVDFTVEVCGMAGDGTIAAGGLINEAMSLGGFSVLGFDSYPAEIRGFGRCVTKSRIGSTDIVALGEQTHALISLNDEQSRSRAVFLDDHALVFFDSNPPSYVSEEKSLLSTLSNNVEVFGLPFGDLAVASGAARSKNLVALGGFAAVTGIDPSLFRQVILKKFKAKGDRIVDINIKSFDAGYDYALEKFHDRLKNWFAKSGTQYDSDKVMMSGNQAIGMAAIEAGLKLYFGYPITPATPIMEYLAKWLPEKGGRVVQMEDEISSIGAVLGSFYAGERAMTATSGPGFALMTELITHGVMAEIPAVIIDAQRAGPATGLPTKTEQSDLHAAVFGGPGDSARIVIAPTNVEECYYMVLKSFQLAEKYQTPVIVLTDFFLDNRVENLHTPRASDELRACWNVFPDESPGNRYLRYEDTSSGISPRAIPGMQGYNYTATGLEHTESGSPDYSSEIHTKMTEKRHRKIRNALEDLQQPTEFFSSDQLDVGVIGWGSTFGSVLEAVAKSKKNGFRVGALKITSIFPYHSDIIKAFMAKSGFVLIPELNYEGQLANLLERLNSKPVERLNLVTATPIPPSAIQKRIEELLEVGA